In Candidatus Sulfurimonas marisnigri, a single genomic region encodes these proteins:
- the hisS gene encoding histidine--tRNA ligase gives MINSLRGMNDILSEDYERFTYFINTATDIAQKYGFHFIETPLLEETALFKRSVGESSDIVGKEMYQFIDKGENDVCLRPEGTAGVVRAFVQKKLDKAGGIQRYFYHGSMFRYERPQKGRLRQFHQFGVESFGVDSVYEDATMIMMVSDILIKLGIGYRLQLNSLGDNNCMPDYRTNLVKFVQACKDDICEDCVRRLDTNPIRVLDCKNSKCQELYVSAPKLIQNLCPTCSDDFETLKKILQNNGIDYEIDTNLVRGLDYYSKTAFEFVSDNIGSQSAIAGGGRYDRLVEFLDGRPTPAVGFAMGIERLMELIVMPESVRSGYYLGAMDDEAIDLVVSLTQKKRATDRSTCEYKTKNLKNHLKGADKVNAKYCAVIGSNEIADGTIWVKDLENKTEQTILLEEF, from the coding sequence ATGATTAATTCACTAAGAGGAATGAATGATATTTTAAGTGAGGATTATGAAAGATTTACCTACTTTATCAACACAGCCACAGATATAGCTCAAAAGTATGGTTTTCACTTTATAGAGACTCCACTTTTAGAAGAAACTGCCCTATTTAAACGCTCTGTTGGTGAATCTAGTGATATAGTTGGCAAGGAAATGTATCAGTTTATAGATAAGGGTGAAAACGATGTTTGTCTTAGACCTGAGGGAACAGCCGGTGTTGTTCGTGCATTTGTACAAAAAAAGCTTGATAAAGCAGGTGGAATTCAGCGTTACTTCTATCACGGTTCGATGTTTCGTTACGAGAGACCTCAAAAAGGAAGACTAAGACAGTTTCACCAGTTTGGTGTTGAGAGTTTTGGGGTAGATAGCGTTTACGAAGATGCAACTATGATTATGATGGTTAGCGATATTTTAATAAAGCTTGGTATTGGCTATAGACTTCAGCTTAATTCCCTTGGTGACAACAATTGTATGCCAGATTATCGCACTAACTTAGTTAAATTTGTGCAAGCGTGCAAAGATGATATTTGTGAAGATTGTGTAAGAAGATTAGACACTAACCCTATTCGCGTACTTGATTGTAAAAACTCTAAATGCCAAGAGTTATATGTTAGTGCTCCAAAGCTTATACAAAATCTTTGCCCTACATGTAGCGATGACTTTGAGACTCTTAAGAAAATTTTACAAAACAATGGAATAGATTACGAAATTGACACTAATTTAGTTCGCGGACTTGATTACTACTCTAAAACTGCATTTGAATTTGTAAGTGACAACATAGGAAGCCAAAGCGCAATAGCTGGCGGTGGAAGATATGACAGACTTGTTGAGTTTCTAGATGGTCGCCCTACTCCTGCTGTTGGTTTTGCAATGGGAATAGAGAGACTTATGGAGCTTATAGTTATGCCTGAGAGTGTAAGAAGTGGTTACTATCTTGGTGCTATGGATGATGAAGCTATTGATTTAGTTGTTAGTTTAACTCAGAAAAAAAGAGCTACTGACAGATCTACATGTGAGTACAAAACAAAAAATCTTAAAAACCATCTAAAAGGTGCTGATAAAGTAAACGCTAAATATTGTGCAGTAATAGGCTCAAATGAAATTGCAGATGGTACTATATGGGTCAAAGATTTAGAAAATAAAACGGAACAGACAATACTTTTGGAGGAATTTTAA
- a CDS encoding mechanosensitive ion channel domain-containing protein produces MDNSIFWSLGTLLITYISIRLFKRAIKRVANSKHVAEKRIYYIEKVFEFLFIITAFIIFAFIWSVDIKGVSVFASSIFAIIGVAMFAQWSILSNITASIIIFFTFPARVGDKIKIVDGDNSIEGIIKEIALFQIELRDSENNLVMYPNNLLLQKPVIKIV; encoded by the coding sequence ATGGATAATAGTATCTTTTGGAGCTTAGGAACTCTTCTTATTACTTATATTTCTATTCGCCTTTTTAAGCGCGCTATTAAAAGAGTTGCAAACAGTAAGCATGTTGCAGAAAAAAGAATCTACTATATTGAAAAAGTTTTTGAATTTCTTTTTATAATAACTGCGTTTATTATTTTTGCGTTTATATGGAGTGTTGATATCAAAGGAGTCTCAGTATTTGCTTCTTCTATTTTTGCTATTATTGGTGTAGCTATGTTTGCACAATGGTCTATACTGAGTAATATCACAGCAAGTATTATTATCTTTTTCACATTTCCAGCAAGGGTTGGGGATAAAATAAAAATTGTTGACGGAGATAATAGTATTGAGGGTATTATCAAAGAAATAGCACTCTTTCAAATTGAGCTTAGAGACAGTGAAAACAATCTTGTAATGTATCCAAACAATCTTTTATTGCAAAAACCAGTCATAAAAATAGTTTAA
- a CDS encoding VIT1/CCC1 transporter family protein, protein MNQNNYSEHIREHQIEAIKRRLENFKTPQNISDAVLGSIDGCVTTFAIVSGAVGAGFPSSVALVLGFANLFADGFSMAVSNYESINAQQEFADGVRRTEDEHINKYPIGEREEIKQIFLEKGFKGEVLDEIIDTICKDKGLWVETMITEEYGIQKTKANPLKSAITTFLSFIFAGGIPLMPFLIPQLEMKEQFMLSTFLAGIMFFTVGMLKSFLFSKPMFISGMRTLLTGGTAAGLAFLTGYILQETFGIGGM, encoded by the coding sequence ATGAATCAAAATAACTATTCGGAGCATATTAGAGAGCATCAGATAGAGGCGATTAAAAGACGCTTAGAAAACTTTAAAACACCTCAAAATATTTCTGATGCTGTTCTTGGGTCAATAGATGGATGTGTAACGACATTTGCAATAGTTTCAGGCGCTGTAGGTGCTGGCTTTCCATCCTCGGTTGCTCTTGTTTTAGGTTTTGCAAATCTATTCGCGGATGGTTTTAGTATGGCTGTTAGTAACTATGAATCAATAAATGCTCAGCAAGAATTTGCAGATGGGGTTAGAAGAACCGAAGATGAACATATAAATAAATATCCAATTGGAGAACGAGAAGAAATAAAGCAAATATTTTTAGAAAAAGGTTTTAAAGGAGAAGTCCTTGATGAAATAATAGATACCATCTGCAAGGATAAGGGTTTATGGGTAGAAACAATGATAACAGAGGAATACGGAATACAAAAAACTAAAGCAAATCCTTTGAAATCTGCTATTACTACATTCTTATCATTTATTTTTGCCGGAGGAATACCATTAATGCCATTTCTTATACCACAATTAGAAATGAAGGAGCAGTTTATGCTAAGTACATTTCTAGCTGGAATAATGTTCTTTACAGTTGGAATGCTAAAAAGCTTTCTCTTTTCTAAACCAATGTTTATTTCTGGCATGCGTACACTACTTACTGGTGGAACAGCCGCTGGTCTTGCATTTTTAACTGGTTATATATTGCAAGAAACTTTTGGTATTGGTGGAATGTAA
- a CDS encoding phosphate-starvation-inducible PsiE family protein: protein MRDYFRIEKAPVFIKFFITLLLFIFVSDIHSINSFSKLVVALLEFIIILELVRMLVEFLFSDENRIKLRLVLDSTIVFFIRDIMLIANDKLDILKIAYLLGIIAVLFILRIFAMKYSPAKLEK, encoded by the coding sequence ATGAGAGACTATTTCAGAATTGAAAAAGCTCCTGTATTTATTAAATTTTTTATCACTTTACTTCTTTTTATATTCGTCAGTGATATCCATTCAATCAACTCCTTTTCCAAGCTGGTCGTGGCTCTTTTAGAATTTATTATCATCCTTGAATTAGTTCGTATGCTTGTCGAGTTTTTGTTTAGTGATGAAAATCGTATTAAGTTGAGACTTGTTCTAGATTCTACTATTGTCTTTTTTATACGGGATATTATGTTAATCGCTAATGACAAGCTAGATATTCTGAAGATTGCATATTTATTAGGTATTATTGCAGTTTTATTTATTCTTAGAATTTTTGCAATGAAATATAGCCCTGCAAAACTGGAAAAATAA